Proteins encoded together in one Halothermothrix orenii H 168 window:
- a CDS encoding Ku protein encodes MRTIWKGAISFGLVNIPIKLVTATTKKNIRFRFLHKECKTPVSTKRFCPTCKKEVEYGDLVKGYEYEDNKFVVLKDEDFDNIPVKSTKTIDIVDFVKLEDIDPVYYIKTYYLNPAEGGEKPYLLLKKAMDDTGKVAISKITIRKKESLAVIRVMDDVLALETMFFADEVRPASELGLNNIEEKIKIGKKEEELAVEIVNNLTTEFKPEKYTNEYREELMNIIRQKIEGKEVETPDVVPEERKIVDLMEKLKKSVEATEEGEGKKKKKTKKKTG; translated from the coding sequence ATGAGAACTATCTGGAAGGGTGCCATTAGTTTCGGACTTGTAAATATCCCCATTAAACTGGTTACGGCTACCACCAAAAAGAATATCAGATTCCGTTTTCTCCATAAAGAATGTAAAACTCCGGTCAGCACTAAAAGGTTTTGTCCTACCTGCAAAAAAGAAGTGGAATACGGGGATCTGGTCAAAGGCTATGAATATGAAGATAATAAATTTGTTGTTTTAAAGGATGAAGATTTTGATAATATTCCGGTAAAGTCTACCAAAACTATTGACATTGTTGATTTTGTTAAACTGGAAGATATTGATCCTGTTTACTATATAAAAACCTATTATTTGAACCCGGCCGAAGGGGGAGAAAAACCTTATTTGTTATTAAAAAAAGCCATGGATGATACCGGCAAAGTAGCCATTAGTAAAATAACTATCAGAAAAAAAGAAAGTCTGGCCGTGATCCGGGTTATGGATGACGTTCTGGCTTTGGAGACAATGTTTTTTGCTGATGAAGTCAGGCCAGCTTCAGAGCTGGGACTTAATAATATTGAAGAGAAGATAAAAATAGGCAAAAAAGAGGAAGAACTGGCTGTTGAAATTGTTAATAACCTTACTACCGAGTTTAAGCCGGAAAAATACACCAATGAATACCGGGAAGAACTGATGAACATAATTAGACAGAAAATTGAAGGTAAAGAGGTCGAAACACCGGATGTTGTTCCTGAAGAAAGGAAGATTGTTGACCTTATGGAAAAACTAAAGAAAAGTGTTGAGGCCACCGAAGAGGGAGAAGGAAAGAAAAAGAAGAAGACCAAGAAAAAGACCGGGTAG
- a CDS encoding Lon protease family protein → MRDIKNLKPEELKNEIDPDLFSFKTTEEITPFTSGIIGQSRAVKAMDFGLRVKQEGYNIYMAGITGTGKTTYARTLTRRESKKHPVPPDLCYVFNFEEPEKPRALKLPAGTGIHLKKDMDNIIEELKVEIPKIFESEEYEEQKNRIMNRYQQLSNQIMEEFEIEVRDKGFILQQTVQGPLTVPIDEDGNPITQEDYQSLPEDKRKEIREKNQEIQNKMDAIMKKIRGLKTEAQEELENLEKSMVLSVVKPIINHLKEEYRFCQDILDYLDDVKNDIAKNLGMFKGDNKNKEAKKASLPFTMETGDDDFFVRYKVNLLVNNRDTEGAPVIVETNPTYYNLFGKIEGRSQFGTVTTDFTMIKGGAIHKANGGYLILKAKDILRNPYAWETLKRTLINQRIVVENIGEQYRTVPVLTLKPEPFDIKLKVIMIGNPMIYQLLYNHDEEFQKLFKIRAHFDVEMEKNNENIEKFASFIASVSNREGIKHFTAGAVAEVISYSSRLAGKKDKLSTRFNQIIEILYEASTWAELDNSSYVEASHVIKAVEEKERRANLVEEKMQEMIEKEQILLDVTGEKVGQINGLSVIQTGGYSFGRPSRITARTFMGRKGVINIEREAKMSGKIHNKGVLILSGFLGGKYARERPLTLSASLAFEQSYSGVDGDSATCAELIALLSALTGLPVKQNLAITGSLNQKGMVQPVGGINQKIEGFYKVCEAKGLTGKQGVIIPEQNTDNLMLKEDVIATVKRGEFHIYSIKEIDEAIELMFGLSAEEVHTKVEESLDKINEKAREFNREFKEGRKKEELAKIIIKYY, encoded by the coding sequence GTGAGAGATATAAAAAATTTAAAACCAGAGGAATTGAAAAATGAAATTGATCCTGACCTTTTTTCGTTTAAAACTACCGAGGAAATAACCCCTTTTACCAGTGGTATAATTGGCCAGAGCCGGGCTGTTAAGGCTATGGATTTTGGGCTAAGGGTCAAACAGGAAGGGTACAATATTTATATGGCTGGAATAACCGGAACGGGTAAAACCACCTATGCCAGAACCCTTACTAGAAGGGAGTCAAAAAAACACCCTGTTCCCCCTGATCTCTGCTATGTATTTAACTTCGAAGAACCTGAAAAACCACGGGCTTTAAAATTACCTGCCGGGACAGGTATACATCTAAAAAAAGATATGGACAATATTATTGAGGAGCTGAAGGTAGAAATACCTAAAATATTTGAGAGTGAAGAATATGAAGAACAGAAAAACAGGATAATGAATAGATACCAGCAGCTGTCAAATCAGATTATGGAGGAATTTGAAATTGAAGTCAGGGATAAAGGCTTTATTCTGCAGCAGACTGTTCAGGGGCCGCTAACTGTACCCATTGATGAAGATGGAAACCCTATAACCCAGGAAGATTATCAAAGTTTACCTGAAGATAAACGAAAAGAAATAAGGGAAAAAAACCAGGAAATCCAGAACAAAATGGATGCTATTATGAAGAAAATAAGAGGATTGAAAACCGAGGCCCAGGAAGAGTTAGAAAATCTGGAAAAAAGTATGGTTTTATCTGTGGTAAAACCTATAATAAATCATCTGAAAGAAGAGTATCGTTTCTGTCAGGATATATTGGATTATCTGGATGATGTCAAGAACGATATAGCCAAGAATCTGGGGATGTTTAAAGGGGATAATAAGAATAAAGAGGCAAAAAAAGCCTCTCTTCCTTTTACAATGGAAACAGGTGATGATGACTTTTTTGTCCGTTATAAGGTTAATTTACTGGTAAACAATAGGGATACTGAAGGGGCTCCCGTCATTGTAGAAACAAATCCAACTTATTATAATTTATTCGGCAAAATTGAGGGAAGAAGCCAGTTTGGAACAGTTACCACAGATTTTACGATGATTAAGGGAGGTGCCATTCATAAAGCTAATGGTGGGTATTTGATTCTTAAAGCAAAGGATATATTACGTAATCCCTATGCCTGGGAAACACTTAAAAGGACCCTCATAAACCAGAGAATAGTGGTTGAAAATATCGGGGAACAATACCGGACTGTTCCGGTATTAACCTTAAAACCGGAGCCCTTTGATATTAAATTGAAGGTAATAATGATAGGTAATCCTATGATATACCAGCTTTTATATAACCATGATGAAGAGTTTCAAAAACTATTTAAAATCAGGGCCCATTTTGATGTAGAGATGGAAAAAAATAATGAAAATATAGAGAAGTTTGCTTCCTTTATTGCTTCTGTAAGTAACCGTGAAGGAATCAAACACTTTACAGCCGGGGCTGTTGCTGAGGTAATCAGCTATAGCAGCCGGCTTGCTGGAAAAAAAGATAAGTTATCCACCAGGTTTAATCAGATAATAGAAATATTATATGAGGCCAGCACCTGGGCTGAACTTGACAATTCCAGTTATGTAGAGGCAAGCCATGTTATCAAGGCTGTTGAAGAGAAAGAGAGAAGGGCAAATTTAGTTGAAGAAAAGATGCAGGAAATGATTGAAAAAGAGCAAATATTGCTTGATGTGACCGGGGAGAAGGTCGGGCAAATTAATGGTTTATCGGTAATACAGACCGGCGGTTATTCCTTTGGCCGTCCTTCCCGGATAACAGCCCGGACCTTTATGGGACGGAAAGGTGTTATAAATATTGAGAGGGAAGCTAAAATGAGTGGCAAGATTCACAACAAAGGGGTTTTAATTCTTTCTGGTTTTCTTGGTGGTAAATATGCCCGGGAAAGACCCCTGACCCTGTCAGCTTCACTGGCGTTTGAGCAAAGTTACAGTGGGGTAGATGGTGATAGTGCCACCTGTGCTGAATTGATTGCCCTACTATCGGCCCTGACCGGATTACCGGTAAAACAGAACCTGGCTATAACCGGTTCCCTTAACCAGAAGGGGATGGTGCAACCGGTGGGAGGAATTAATCAGAAAATAGAAGGTTTTTATAAGGTCTGTGAAGCAAAAGGTTTAACTGGAAAGCAGGGAGTCATTATTCCGGAACAAAATACAGATAATTTGATGTTAAAAGAAGATGTTATTGCTACTGTAAAAAGAGGGGAATTTCATATATATTCTATTAAGGAAATAGATGAAGCTATAGAGCTGATGTTTGGTCTTTCTGCCGAAGAGGTACACACTAAAGTTGAAGAGTCCCTTGATAAAATTAATGAAAAGGCCAGAGAATTTAACAGAGAGTTTAAAGAGGGGCGCAAAAAAGAAGAATTGGCAAAAATAATTATTAAATATTATTAA
- the ligD gene encoding non-homologous end-joining DNA ligase gives MLKPPLQPMLLFEIEKPFNSPDYIFELKWDGYRALAFINDNNLLLQSRNQKNLTPYFSELKSITSLFKGTNAVLDGEICYLNRDGKPVFEKLQGRIWQKKSNIKYPVTYITWDILGLNNNDLTRTPLLERKKILQNYIQESNRLKRSKYIKEKGKELYEMAEEEGLEGIVAKKVNSPYEFKRSKYWYKIKIWQYTTAVIVGFTRDKEALLVGKYLKDNNKISFMGRVKIALNEAEKKALFRFLPTLKVKKPPFKVRHKQGISWVKPAIQCKVKYTEITSNNTFRHGFVVKLKI, from the coding sequence ATGTTAAAACCTCCCCTCCAGCCCATGCTCTTATTTGAAATTGAAAAACCATTTAATTCCCCTGATTACATTTTTGAACTAAAATGGGACGGCTACCGGGCCCTGGCATTTATTAATGATAATAACCTCCTCTTACAGAGCCGCAACCAAAAAAACCTGACCCCATATTTTTCTGAATTAAAGTCAATAACCTCATTGTTCAAAGGAACTAACGCAGTCCTTGATGGTGAAATATGCTACCTCAACAGGGATGGAAAACCTGTCTTTGAAAAGCTGCAGGGCCGTATCTGGCAGAAAAAAAGTAATATTAAATACCCAGTGACATATATTACCTGGGATATCCTGGGTTTAAATAATAATGATTTAACCAGGACACCCCTTCTTGAAAGAAAAAAAATACTGCAGAATTATATTCAGGAAAGTAACCGCTTAAAAAGGTCCAAATATATAAAAGAAAAGGGTAAAGAATTATATGAAATGGCCGAAGAAGAAGGACTGGAGGGAATTGTCGCCAAAAAGGTTAACTCTCCCTATGAATTTAAGCGGAGTAAATACTGGTACAAAATTAAAATCTGGCAGTATACAACGGCTGTAATTGTAGGCTTTACCAGGGATAAAGAGGCTTTATTAGTGGGAAAATATTTAAAAGATAATAATAAAATATCCTTTATGGGCAGGGTAAAAATAGCCCTGAATGAAGCTGAAAAAAAGGCCTTATTCCGTTTTTTACCTACTCTAAAAGTAAAAAAACCCCCGTTTAAAGTCAGGCATAAACAGGGGATATCATGGGTAAAACCGGCTATTCAATGTAAAGTTAAGTATACTGAAATTACCAGTAACAATACTTTCCGGCATGGATTTGTGGTTAAACTTAAAATATAA
- a CDS encoding S-layer homology domain-containing protein: protein MRFKLTALLLLILVIPLAVTAIDEPNDITNHWAQDYILNVINRGTMKIYPDGTFRPEQPVTRGEFAKALSRELGLLPDSITSFKDLEGYPGYTLITPLVKEKIFKGYPDGTFRPEKPLSRAEAVVILLKSLGIMNEEQKINLSDQPSFKDVPENHWAANFLKIGKKIGLIERDVSENFYPDEYITRAEAAKYLTIESQLKNNTAYISDIYPASRKVSVNLLNGQRKVLDFDDKTLVGRNNRLVDMNEILKTDKVFLIYDHENKIKYMKAYGIITKNDLATEVSNMTDGLLSPEDIKSLATGDIDVAVPKLKETLKQQMVKQGLTDEEINAIMETEWNQLENLSKQRVAEILAIETGLPLDITKGIISGDWNKIKTYAQIEIVQRMVREVLTSDLIS from the coding sequence ATGAGGTTTAAGCTAACTGCACTTTTATTACTTATCCTTGTTATTCCTCTTGCCGTAACTGCTATTGATGAACCCAATGACATAACCAATCACTGGGCCCAGGATTACATTTTAAATGTAATTAACCGGGGTACAATGAAAATCTACCCGGATGGTACCTTCAGGCCGGAACAGCCCGTAACCAGAGGAGAATTTGCTAAAGCTCTTTCCCGTGAACTGGGGCTTTTACCTGACAGCATTACCAGTTTTAAAGATCTAGAAGGTTACCCGGGTTATACCCTGATCACTCCTTTAGTTAAAGAGAAGATTTTTAAGGGATACCCGGACGGTACTTTCCGACCGGAAAAACCCCTCAGCAGGGCTGAAGCTGTCGTCATTCTATTAAAATCCCTCGGGATTATGAACGAAGAACAAAAGATCAACCTTTCTGACCAACCTTCTTTTAAAGATGTTCCGGAAAACCACTGGGCTGCTAACTTTTTAAAAATCGGAAAGAAAATAGGTCTTATTGAGAGGGACGTTTCGGAAAACTTTTACCCTGATGAGTACATTACCAGGGCTGAAGCTGCCAAGTATCTAACTATTGAATCACAGCTTAAAAATAATACTGCCTATATAAGTGATATTTATCCTGCTTCCCGTAAAGTATCAGTTAACCTCTTAAATGGACAGAGAAAAGTATTAGATTTTGATGATAAGACACTGGTCGGTAGAAACAATAGACTGGTAGATATGAACGAAATCCTGAAAACAGATAAGGTGTTTTTGATCTATGATCATGAAAACAAAATTAAATATATGAAAGCTTACGGAATTATCACTAAAAATGATTTAGCAACAGAGGTTAGCAATATGACTGATGGTTTATTAAGCCCGGAAGATATTAAAAGCCTGGCAACCGGTGATATTGACGTGGCTGTTCCTAAATTAAAGGAAACATTAAAACAACAGATGGTAAAACAGGGCCTGACTGATGAAGAAATTAATGCTATTATGGAAACTGAATGGAATCAGCTAGAAAATTTAAGTAAACAAAGGGTAGCTGAAATTTTAGCAATTGAAACTGGTCTACCATTAGATATTACCAAGGGTATTATAAGCGGTGACTGGAACAAAATTAAAACCTATGCCCAGATTGAAATCGTTCAGAGAATGGTTCGGGAAGTCTTAACCTCTGACCTGATATCATAA
- a CDS encoding MTH1187 family thiamine-binding protein: MPIAEVTIVPLGTGETSLSKYVAGCHKVLADEEGIKYRLTPMGTIIEGELDRIFSVVKKLHEVPFDKGASRVLLNLRVDDRRDREASMEQKLKSVKDKL; encoded by the coding sequence ATGCCTATTGCAGAAGTAACAATAGTTCCCCTTGGAACAGGTGAAACCAGTCTTAGTAAATATGTAGCCGGGTGTCATAAAGTACTTGCAGATGAAGAGGGAATAAAATATCGCTTAACCCCGATGGGTACAATTATAGAGGGAGAGCTTGATAGAATTTTCTCAGTAGTGAAAAAATTACACGAGGTTCCATTTGATAAAGGGGCATCCCGGGTTTTACTTAATTTGAGGGTTGATGATAGACGGGACCGGGAGGCGAGTATGGAGCAGAAGTTAAAATCGGTCAAAGATAAGTTATAA
- a CDS encoding DUF1540 domain-containing protein, whose amino-acid sequence MTDVKCSVDNCRYNNDLECEADTIQVAKNFLGENDMEVGMMGKDSSDSAQTKCVTFKPGNK is encoded by the coding sequence TTGACTGACGTAAAATGCTCAGTAGATAATTGTCGTTACAACAATGATCTGGAATGTGAAGCCGATACTATTCAGGTGGCCAAAAACTTCCTCGGAGAAAATGATATGGAAGTAGGAATGATGGGCAAGGATTCCTCCGATTCCGCCCAGACAAAATGTGTGACCTTTAAACCTGGTAATAAATAA
- a CDS encoding helix-turn-helix domain-containing protein has translation MNRVKEIRNKKDLTLLDLAKKTDIATSDISQIENGKKFPYPGWRKRLSEALEVPEKELFPEIDKE, from the coding sequence TTGAACAGAGTTAAAGAAATTAGAAACAAAAAGGATTTAACTTTATTAGACTTAGCAAAAAAGACGGATATTGCTACAAGTGATATTTCCCAGATCGAGAATGGAAAGAAATTTCCCTATCCTGGGTGGAGGAAAAGATTAAGCGAAGCCCTGGAAGTACCAGAAAAAGAACTATTCCCGGAAATTGACAAGGAGTGA
- a CDS encoding zinc finger MYND domain-containing protein — translation MTNTPVNINDLNIKKLGNSLEISVFPVKFKNYKVKKIKNKEYIIGKGMQLKDEDLINAFEGKNPMNNFKLLLSLINLVKKSLPDKNKNEWDPDKIKKAIPLKNIKEWINKYGLPYIGKIDFAKTNHTRKKINNMLTFGVNINDFRSKIAGLYSFYKLWFAIKTKDKKIINKFKANYSIPGKNIEETLTYYIDNSFDNNFKIKPAFDKDDKTFKLQIYTHNNQLNAALFQLYNLMTLDDISTDENGNSQFQHLKECNYCKNIFWAKDSKGKYCSPRCRKNAWYHKNKNTK, via the coding sequence ATGACAAATACACCTGTTAACATTAATGATTTAAACATTAAAAAATTAGGTAATTCTCTGGAAATTTCTGTTTTCCCTGTGAAGTTTAAGAATTATAAGGTGAAGAAAATTAAAAATAAGGAATACATTATAGGTAAAGGAATGCAGTTAAAAGATGAAGATCTAATAAATGCTTTTGAGGGTAAAAATCCAATGAATAATTTTAAACTATTATTATCTTTGATTAATTTAGTAAAAAAATCTTTACCAGATAAAAATAAAAATGAATGGGACCCGGACAAAATAAAAAAAGCCATTCCTTTAAAAAATATAAAAGAATGGATAAATAAATATGGTTTGCCTTATATAGGAAAAATAGACTTTGCAAAAACAAATCATACTAGAAAAAAAATAAATAATATGCTTACTTTTGGTGTTAATATCAATGATTTTCGTTCTAAAATTGCTGGTCTTTACAGTTTTTATAAATTATGGTTTGCTATTAAGACTAAAGATAAAAAAATAATTAATAAATTTAAAGCCAATTACTCAATACCTGGGAAAAATATTGAAGAAACATTAACATATTACATTGATAATAGTTTTGATAACAATTTTAAAATTAAACCAGCTTTTGATAAAGATGATAAAACTTTTAAGTTACAAATTTATACTCATAACAACCAGCTAAATGCTGCACTTTTTCAACTTTATAATTTAATGACTCTTGATGATATATCTACAGATGAAAATGGAAATTCACAATTTCAACATCTTAAAGAATGTAATTATTGTAAAAATATTTTCTGGGCTAAAGATAGTAAAGGGAAATACTGCAGTCCTCGTTGTCGTAAAAATGCCTGGTATCATAAAAATAAGAATACTAAATAA
- a CDS encoding methyl-accepting chemotaxis protein yields MINFNLRIKSRLMLIMVLLVVMAVASIGIYSYTTIKKSLKLAAHQDLIETIDVNRERLSKWLKELDRGIYKLTEDTMLTSMTSSTLSRVRINYHLNYLKEFDHLLVLDNEGKVFVSSNEGDKNKKLNIKEHKIYTSIKNIKDSFKGVAVSPFTGNNSYIIAYPIIKNDKINGLVVGLIEYEHFYNKLSDFQTSEEYEYVILNDENRVIFKKNEKVLLKPYFEEDTRNYRVNKPFTYNYNGNTYFGLMAKLNDSNWKLVIAKNHVKVFGPPTDLRNKIIIFGGAIIIIAITISFILGNSIGKRIKTLYKNTDRISNGDLTSTVSLNSKDELGDLADKLNQMVFDLREIVSDIDKGSRDVTKASRDLNTGLERVTDSAEQVSKAIEQVASGADDQAANYEKIVEIVNDMVDEINIMVKNNNITLDNVEKSLASVKEGNKWMTQLKSQMDIINEKVQAMTSIIDKMDKTSSRIGEIVEIINNIAQQTNLLALNAAIESARAGEAGRGFSVVADEIRSLAEESISSAEKITNLVKETQNNTEEARRSMLAEKEAVNRGEELVEQTGEIFSTIKNVIERTHQNARKSNEISKTLAEGAQNVEEKIESLASISQEISASSQEVAASAEEEVKLIQDMNRAADGLQELARKMQSMINKFELGQENQEKE; encoded by the coding sequence TTGATTAATTTTAACCTAAGAATTAAATCAAGATTAATGTTAATAATGGTATTGTTGGTTGTTATGGCAGTAGCCAGTATTGGCATTTATTCATATACAACAATAAAAAAATCTTTAAAGTTGGCTGCCCATCAGGATTTAATCGAAACCATTGATGTTAATAGGGAAAGACTAAGTAAATGGTTAAAAGAACTGGACAGGGGTATTTATAAGTTAACAGAAGATACTATGTTAACTTCCATGACATCCAGTACCCTGTCCCGGGTTAGAATTAATTATCATTTAAATTATTTAAAAGAATTTGATCATTTACTGGTACTGGATAATGAAGGCAAGGTTTTTGTAAGTAGCAATGAAGGAGATAAGAACAAAAAACTCAATATTAAAGAACATAAAATTTATACCAGCATTAAAAATATAAAAGATTCCTTCAAGGGAGTTGCTGTTTCTCCCTTTACCGGAAATAATTCATACATAATTGCCTATCCTATTATTAAAAATGATAAAATAAATGGCCTGGTGGTTGGTTTAATTGAGTATGAGCATTTTTATAATAAGTTATCTGATTTTCAGACAAGTGAGGAATACGAGTATGTTATTTTAAATGATGAAAACAGGGTTATATTTAAAAAAAATGAAAAAGTGCTATTGAAACCATACTTTGAAGAGGATACTAGAAACTATAGAGTTAATAAACCTTTCACCTATAACTATAATGGTAACACCTATTTTGGTCTGATGGCAAAACTTAATGATAGTAACTGGAAATTAGTAATAGCCAAAAATCATGTAAAGGTTTTTGGTCCTCCAACAGACCTCAGGAATAAGATAATTATTTTTGGTGGAGCTATAATCATTATTGCTATTACTATTTCATTTATACTCGGTAACAGTATTGGTAAAAGAATTAAAACACTTTACAAAAATACAGATAGAATCAGCAACGGTGATTTAACGAGTACAGTAAGCCTCAATAGTAAAGATGAATTAGGTGACCTGGCTGATAAATTAAACCAGATGGTTTTTGATTTAAGGGAGATAGTTTCAGACATTGATAAGGGTTCCCGGGATGTTACTAAAGCTTCCAGAGATCTGAATACAGGCCTGGAAAGGGTTACTGATTCAGCTGAACAGGTCTCTAAAGCAATTGAACAGGTAGCTTCTGGAGCAGACGATCAGGCGGCAAATTATGAGAAGATTGTAGAAATAGTAAATGATATGGTTGATGAAATAAATATAATGGTTAAAAATAATAATATAACCCTGGATAATGTCGAGAAATCCCTGGCATCGGTAAAAGAAGGTAATAAATGGATGACACAGTTAAAATCACAGATGGATATAATTAACGAGAAGGTCCAGGCTATGACTTCTATTATAGATAAAATGGACAAAACCTCTTCTCGAATAGGTGAGATTGTAGAAATAATTAATAATATAGCCCAACAGACCAATTTGCTGGCTTTAAATGCTGCTATAGAGTCGGCCAGGGCTGGTGAAGCTGGAAGAGGCTTTAGTGTAGTTGCTGATGAAATCAGGAGTCTGGCAGAAGAATCCATTTCTTCTGCTGAAAAAATAACAAATCTGGTTAAAGAGACCCAGAACAATACTGAAGAAGCCCGCCGCTCGATGTTAGCTGAAAAAGAGGCGGTTAACCGTGGTGAAGAACTGGTGGAACAGACTGGCGAGATCTTTTCCACAATAAAAAATGTTATTGAGAGAACCCATCAGAATGCCAGGAAGTCCAATGAAATTTCAAAAACCCTGGCAGAGGGGGCCCAGAATGTTGAAGAAAAAATAGAATCGCTGGCCAGTATTTCCCAGGAGATTTCAGCATCAAGTCAGGAAGTGGCTGCCTCTGCTGAAGAAGAGGTAAAATTAATACAGGATATGAACCGGGCTGCAGATGGTTTACAGGAACTGGCCCGCAAAATGCAATCAATGATTAATAAATTTGAACTGGGTCAAGAAAACCAGGAAAAAGAATAA
- a CDS encoding SDH family Clp fold serine proteinase, with the protein MDFFAIIWLIFIIMTFIPVIKQKRIEKVRVRLIRKIEDKTNSKLIALIHRQEALSFLGIPFRRFINIEDSEDILRAIRMTSDDKKIVIVIHTPGGLVLAAEQIAHAIKKHPSKVTVIVPHYAMSGGTLLALAADEIVMDENAVLGPVDPQIGNYPAPSIVKVVEEKSVDEIDDKTLILGDVAQKAIVQIKDLVKKLLEGKMDEEKVNRVADVLTEGYWTHDYPITVEKLKGLGINVRTDLFKEIYQLMELYPQAGHRRPSVQYINSIQ; encoded by the coding sequence ATGGACTTTTTTGCAATTATATGGCTAATTTTTATTATCATGACTTTTATCCCGGTCATAAAACAAAAAAGAATTGAAAAGGTCAGGGTAAGATTAATAAGAAAAATAGAGGATAAGACTAACTCTAAACTTATTGCTTTAATTCATCGCCAGGAGGCGTTAAGTTTTCTGGGAATACCGTTCCGGAGGTTTATAAATATAGAGGATTCTGAAGATATACTAAGGGCCATAAGAATGACATCAGATGACAAGAAAATTGTGATAGTTATTCATACGCCGGGAGGGCTTGTTCTAGCTGCTGAGCAAATAGCCCATGCCATAAAAAAACACCCTTCGAAGGTAACCGTTATTGTGCCCCATTATGCTATGTCAGGAGGGACTTTACTGGCTTTGGCGGCCGATGAAATAGTTATGGATGAAAATGCAGTTCTGGGGCCAGTTGATCCCCAGATTGGTAATTATCCAGCTCCTTCTATTGTTAAAGTTGTTGAAGAAAAAAGTGTAGATGAGATAGATGATAAGACTTTGATTCTGGGAGATGTAGCCCAGAAGGCCATAGTTCAGATAAAGGACCTGGTCAAAAAACTACTGGAAGGGAAAATGGATGAGGAAAAAGTAAACCGGGTGGCCGATGTTTTAACAGAGGGTTACTGGACCCATGATTATCCCATTACCGTAGAGAAGTTAAAGGGGCTGGGTATAAATGTCAGAACAGATTTATTTAAAGAAATATACCAGCTTATGGAACTGTATCCCCAGGCAGGGCATCGAAGGCCATCGGTTCAGTATATAAATTCAATTCAGTAA
- the ligD gene encoding non-homologous end-joining DNA ligase, whose amino-acid sequence MKLTIGKHDVQLTNLDKVLWPELGYTKGDLINYYINMYPYLKEYLLNRPLSMKSYPDGINGKSFYQKDCPDYAPHWLSTYGIFSGHRKDIINWVTINKLSDLVWVANRASIELHTWFSTTTNLDKPDFAVFDLDPGSKSSMKDVVDIALTIKNILDEFNVRSFVKTSGKRGLHVYIPVKTRYTYKEIRSFLQNVAEMVIKLKPEQATVEWRKNKRQGKVYIDYRQNGKSKTLPAPYSLRPTSKATVSTPLKWSEITPDLNPDNYNIKNIETRIKQKGNIWETLLKIRQELPGLFLGLLLFLSFSLFGGLNTFL is encoded by the coding sequence TTGAAGCTTACCATCGGTAAACACGATGTTCAATTAACCAATCTTGATAAGGTCCTATGGCCTGAACTGGGTTATACTAAAGGTGATTTGATTAATTACTATATAAATATGTATCCCTATCTTAAAGAATACCTCTTAAACCGCCCCCTGTCCATGAAAAGTTACCCGGATGGAATTAACGGTAAATCATTTTATCAGAAAGACTGCCCCGATTATGCCCCCCACTGGCTATCCACTTATGGTATTTTCTCGGGCCATCGAAAGGATATAATAAACTGGGTTACTATAAACAAACTATCAGACCTTGTCTGGGTTGCTAACCGGGCCTCAATAGAACTACATACCTGGTTTTCAACTACCACTAACCTTGATAAACCTGATTTTGCTGTATTTGACCTGGATCCCGGATCTAAATCATCTATGAAAGATGTAGTTGATATCGCCCTGACCATTAAAAATATCCTGGATGAATTTAATGTCAGGTCATTTGTGAAAACCTCTGGCAAGAGGGGACTTCATGTTTATATTCCTGTTAAAACAAGATACACTTATAAAGAAATAAGAAGCTTCCTGCAAAATGTAGCGGAAATGGTAATCAAATTAAAACCAGAACAGGCTACTGTAGAATGGAGAAAAAATAAGAGGCAGGGTAAGGTTTATATAGATTACCGACAGAACGGTAAATCCAAAACCCTTCCTGCCCCTTATTCTTTAAGGCCCACCAGTAAGGCCACCGTCTCTACCCCTCTAAAATGGTCAGAAATAACCCCGGATCTCAATCCAGATAATTACAATATTAAAAATATTGAAACTAGAATCAAACAGAAGGGTAACATCTGGGAAACCCTTTTAAAAATACGCCAGGAACTACCCGGTCTTTTTCTTGGTCTTCTTCTTTTTCTTTCCTTCTCCCTCTTCGGTGGCCTCAACACTTTTCTTTAG